The DNA sequence TTTATAAAAACTTTAAATGTTACTGATACTTGGAACAGTAACTTACGAAATGAAGAAGATTATCAAACCCACAGCACTGAAATATTAATACCAAAACTCAACAATGGCAGGTACTTGATTGTAGCCTCTTTAAAAAATGATGATACTACATTTGCTTTTGCCAACATACAAATTACTAACATGGCTTTGGTTGAAATGGAAACTCCTGATTATAAAATATTTCAAATAGTTGATAGAAATAATGGAGATCCTATCACAAATACAACTATTGAATTAAGTTATATCCAAAATTATAATCAAAATATAAAAACCGAAAATTATAATACTAACAACTTAGGCCAGATTAAAATTAAAAAAAGCAACGACAGATACAGAAATATCAATTTAAAAATTATAAATGAAAATGACATAGCCTATTTTGGCGATTATTATATAAACCAAAAATACAATCAAAAACAAGAAAACATTAACTACACTTCTTTTCTTTTTACAGACCGTAGTATTTATAGACCAGGTCAAACGGTATATTTTAAAGGTATTGCCATAAAAACCGAAGAAGGTAAGTCAAAAACTTTGGCAAATCAAAACGTCTATATTGCTTTATACAACGTTAATGATGAAGAAATAAAAAAAATAAAACTAAAAACAAATGAATTTGGCTCCATTTCTGGAGAATTTATTCTACCCAACAACGGTTTAAATGGTAAATATCGTATAGAATTTGATGCTGATTCTGGGAATATTGATATGAAAAGCATGACTTATTTTTCTGTTGAAGAATACAAACGCCCAAAATTTGAAACCAAATTCCCTCCCATCACAGAAACTTTCAAAATCAATGATTCTATTTCTGTAAAAGGAATGGCTATAGCATATGCGGGGAATAATATTACTGATGCTAAAGTTGTATATCGGGTTCATAGAAAAGTGCAATACCCTCACTGGTATTTTTGGTACAGACCTTGGTTTAACAGTGAGCCACAAGAAATAACACACGGTGAAACTATTACCAATAATAAAGGTGAATTTGAAATTACGTTTAAAGCACTTCCAGATACGAGTATTGACAAAAACAATTTGCCTGTTTTTAATTACGAAATCACTGCTGATATTACCGATTTAAATGGAGAAACACGAAGCGCTACCACCATTGTTAATGTAGGCTACCATGCCTTAATTGCTAATATGAGTATTGAAAACACTATAGACAAAACAAAGAAAAATCATACTATAAACATTGACACCAGAAACCTGAATGGTCAATTTGTTTCCGCAAAAGGAGTCGTTAAAATTTATAAATTAAAAGCACCAAATACCGTTTTAAGACCAAGACCCTGGAATGCACCCGATTATCAAAATTTCAATGAAAAAGCCTTTAAAAATCTATTCCCTCATGATGCTTATAACAATGAAGATAATCCAGACAATTGGAAGAAAGGCACTTTAGTTTTTGAAGAAACTTTTGACACAAAAACCTCTAATACTTTGAAACTTGGAAACATAAAAAAATGGGAATCTGGAAAATACCTCATCACTTTAGAGAGTAAAGATAAATTTGAACAATTGGTAAAAGATGAAATTAAAATCACACTATTTAGTGACAATGATAAAACGATTGCGGACAAACAGCTATTTAGCATTACAACAAACAAGTCTACTTATAATATTGGAGATACCGCTTATGTAACTCTAGTTTCAGCTGTTGAAAATTTAAACGTTACTGTATCCGTTGAAAAAAACAAACAGATTATCCAAACAGAAATTATTCACTTAAACACCAATAAAAAAACCATTAGCATTCCCGTAACAAAAGATGACTTAGGCGGATTTGTAGTACATTATAGTTTTGCAACCTTTAACAGTTTCCAATCAGGGTCTCAACCTATTCCTGTACCCTACCCAAATACTAATTTAGAAATTGAAACCCTAACATTTAGAGATAAATTACAACCTGGAAACAACGAAACCTGGAGTTTTAAAATAAAGGGGCCTTCTGGTGAAAAAATCAGTACCGAGTTATTAGCCAGCATGTACGATGCATCATTAGACCAATTCAAATCGCATTCGTGGAATTTCAATCCAATACAAAATCTAAGCTATTATGCACAAAGCCATAGCAATGCTAATCAAAGTTTTGGCACTCGTAATTTTAGCGTTAATATAAATAGAACGCCCCCCAATTATCCACAACAAGTTTATGACCAATTGAATTGGTTTGGGTTTTATTTTGGTTATAAAAACATGCTTTACTTACGAAAATCAAAAGGCAGAACCGCTAACATACAAATTACTGAAAACGAGCTTATTGAAGAAGTCTCTTTTATTAAAGTAGAAAACGATGCTCATTTGGACAATGCCTTAGTTACAAATAATAACCAACCAAAAGCTGAAACTGAAACTACAACTGTAAACACAAATGACATAAATGAAGTTAAAAATTTAGATTCCATACCAATTCGAAAAAATCTGCAAGAAACCGCATTTTTCTTCCCACAATTAAAAACAGATGAGTTAGGTAATGTCAGTTTCAGTTTTACAAGTCCTGAAGCGCTAACTCAATGGAAATTACAATTATTAGCACATTCAAAAACTTTAGAAAGCGCCACAAAAACCTTAACAACTGTAACCCAAAAGGAATTGATGGTAACCCCTAATGCACCTCGATTTTTACGTGAAGGCGATAAGATTAGCATCCGTACAAAAATTTCAAATCTTACAAACAAACAATTATCTGGAAAAGCCTATCTAATTTTAACCGATGCCATTTCAGGAAAAGATATATCAAACACGCTTTTTAATATTGAAGGCAGTCAAAACAAATACTTTGATAACAGTGCTTCAAATTCACTCGGCACTCAAGATTTTTTGATAGATAAAAATGGGAACACTCAAATATCATGGCGTTTGTCAATCCCTGATGATGTGCCAGCAATACAATATAAAATCATTGCCAAATCGGGAGATTATAGTGACGGTGAACAAAATGCGCTCCCCGTTTTAAGCAACCGTATGTTGGTTACTGAAACCTTACCTATGTGGATTAAAAGTAACGAAACCAAAACATTTACCTTAAACAAACTTATTTCAACCCGCTTGGACCCTACTCAATCAACACTTAGCTATCACAAGCTAACTTTGGAGATGACTTCCAACCCTGCTTGGTATGCAGTTCAAGCACTTCCTTATTTAATGGAATATCCTTATGAATGCAATGAACAAACATTTTCCCGTTACTACGCAAACGCCTTAGCCAGCCATATTACTAATTCAAACCCAAGAATTCAAGATGTATTTAAACAATGGAGAAATACCGATGCGCTACTTTCTAATTTAGAAAAAAATGAAGAATTAAAATCTATTTTAATTCAAGAAACCCCTTGGTTGCGAGATGCACAAAATGAAACCGAACAAAAAAAGCGTATTGCGTTATTATTCGATTTAAATAAAATGAATAATGAATTACAATTAGCACTCCAAAAATTAGAAAACAATCAAATGTATTCTGGCGGCTGGGCTTGGTTTAACGGAGGTCGTGAAAACAGGTATATTACTCAACATATTGTTACAGGTTTTGGACATTTAAACAAGCTAAATGTTACTTCAACAATGCTCAGTAACCAAAATAAAATGATTCAAAAAGCCCTAAATTATTTAGACGCTGAGTTTGTACAAGAATACAAAGACATCCGTAAATACAATGCTAATGTTGATTTGAACAAAGACCACTTAAGTTATAGGCAATTGCATTATTTATATATGCGAAGTTTCTTCCCTGAGATTAAAAAATCTACAGAAGTTGAAACAATTATAGAGTACTATCAAACTCAAATTGAAAAATATTGGCTCAGTCGTTCTTTGTATTCAAAAGGATTAATGGCTTTAATTTCACATAGAAATGGAGCTGTAGTCACAGCTTCTAAAATTCTAAAATCCCTGAAGGAAACGAGTATTACTTCTGAAGAATTAGGCATGTACTGGAAGGCAAATACCAATTCTTGGTTTTGGTATCAGGCACCAATTGAAACTCAAGCGCTATTAATTGAAACATTTTCTGAAGCTGGCACGACCATTCAAAGCACATCAAAAAACCTTGAAACTATTGATAATTTAAAAATCTGGTTACTTAAAAACAAACAGACCAACCGATGGAAAACTACTAAAGCCACTACCGATGCCGTTTATGCCTTATTACTCCAAGGCAGTGATTGGTTAAGCCTAACAGACATGGTAGAAGTTGTTTTAGGCGGACAAAAAATTGAGCCTTCAAAATTAGAAAATGTTAAAATTGAAGCAGGAACTGGCTATTACAAAACGTCTTGGAACCCATCAGAAATTAAGCCTGAAATGGGGGAAGTAAAAATCACTAAAAAAAGCAATGGCATTGCTTGGGGGAGTTTATACTGGCAATATTTTGAAGATTTAGACAAAATTACTTCCGCTGAAACACCTCTTACAATAAAGAAAAAGTTGTTCTTAAAAAAACATACTGATATGGGGGAAGAAATTTCAGAAATCACTGAAAGTACTAATTTAAAAGTGGGTGATTTAGTTCGTGTTCGTATTGAATTACACAGCGATAGAAACATGGAATTTCTTCATATGAAAGATATGCGTGCTTCAGGATTCGAACCTATCAATGTAATATCATCCTATAAATGGCAAGATGGATTGGGGTATTATGAAAGCACTAAAGACGCCTCAACAAATTTCTTTTTTGATTACTTACCAAAAGGCGTCTATGTGTTTGAATATGATTTACGCGCAAATAATGCAGGAAATATGAGCAACGGTATAACAACCATTCAAAGTATGTATGCTCCTGAATTTAGCAGTCATAGTGAAGGTGTTAGAATAAATATTAATTAATTTTCATAGCGTTTCAGGTTTTAAAATACTGAAACACAAATAAAACGGTTTGCTTTTAAGGTTCCTTCCCAACAAAATAATCAAAAGATTTAGTATCTTTCATTTCATAAATTTTAAATATAAACATTATGAATTCAAAAGTTTTTACGGTTTTAAGAATCATACTTGGAGTTATTCTTTTAATTTTTGGTTTGAACAAATTTCTCAACTTTTTACCAGCTCCAGAAGGAATGTCCGATGCTGCTGGCGCTTATTTCGGAGCCTTAATGTCTGCAAAAGTAATCACATTGGTAGCTATTGTAGAAGTTTTAGCAGGTTTAGCATTTATATCTAACAAATATGGTGCCCTATTAGCTGTTATTTTAATGAGTGTTTCTGTAAACATTATTTTATTTCATGCCACATTAAACCCAGAAGGTATTGGCCCTGGAATTTTGGTTTTCATTCTTAATATTATAATTCTATACGGATACAGAAATAAATATAAAGACTTATTAGCTGGATGATTGTCAAAAAATTTAAAGAGGCTCCAAAAGCCTCTTTTTTTTATCTCAATAGACTAAAGTATGGCTTAAAATTTTTAATTCATAACTTTACAAAAAATTAACACAATTCCATATTTACCAATTTTAATGTTTTGAAAAAGACTGTTAAACAAATAAAACTCCCCATAACGCTATTATCATATGTCCTCTTAGGCATTTTTACTTCATGCATTAGTAATAAAAGCATCGCAACTCATGAACCTTCAACTGAAAGTCACCCTAAAATCATTTTCTTAAATTACAGCATCAAAAAAGACTCAAATAACAGTAGAAATATTGAATTTATAGATAAAAAAATTACAGAAGGAACATTAAAAAATATCAACTCAGAAGTATTAGGTGTTAATGGCGATTTAGTTTTTCTTCAACTTGACAAAAAATCAAAACCATTGGAGCATCTTATAATAAAAAACCCACTTTCTAAAAGCATGGAATATCTTGACGAATCAAAATCATTCCAAAGGAAACAAATTAATTTAGATAGCATACAATTTTCAATACGCTTACAACTAAACCCCGAAACAAAATATATCAGCATTAATGATGTTAATGCTCTTGAAAATCAAAGCAAATCTTTAATAAAAACTAAAATTTATTAAATGAAAAGCCTTGTATTATTTATCATCTTCATTACTAATTCACTTCTTGTTTCGGCACAAATATTTGATGTTGATACACTACTATTTTCAGGTAATTCAGAAAAACGCATAAACTTAGTGGTTTTAAGCGAAGGCTATCAACCAGATGAATTAGGTGAATTTATAACACACGCCACAAGCTTTAAAAATAGTATGTTTAGCCAATCTCCTTTTTTGGAATACATCAATTATTTTAATGTATTTGCTATAAAAATCCCCTCTAATGAAAGTGGTGCAGATCATCCTGCAACTGCAACCGACGTTAATGAGTCAGAAATCACTCCAACATTTGTAGACACCTATTTTAATGCTACTTTTGATGCTTTTGGATATCACAGATACATTTATTATGGCATAGATTATACTGATGCTGCAAGTACCGAAGTAAAAATAAATTCAGTTTTAGCAGACAATTTCCCAACGTATGACCAAGCCTTAATATTAGTTAATACAACAGAATATGGTGGTACAGGAGGCAAATTCCCAATAGCTTCAATTTCAAGCTACGACATTGCCATACATGAACTTGGTCACTCGTTATTTAATTTAAAAGATGAATATTTTCTTCCAGACATCTATTATGCTGAAGCCATTAATATGACTCAAGAAACGAATACTAGTTTGATTAAATGGAAAAACTGGATAGGAACAAATGGTGTTGACATTAACCCTTACGGTAGCTCAGGAGTTTCGGCTACTTGGTATAAACCCAGACACCTACAATGCAAAATGGAATTACTAAACAAACCGTTTTGCGCTGTTTGCAAAGAAGGTATTATCGAAAAAATACATGATTTAATATCTCCTATTGATTCTTACACTCCAGAAAACATTACAATAAACACCCCTTCCTTTCCTTTAGATTTTCAATTAAATTTGATTAAAACCATTCCTAATAGTTTAGAAAGCATATGGATTCTCAATGCAAATAACATTGATAATAATGTAGATAATATCTCTATAGAAGAAACAGATTTAAAGACAGGCACAAACACTTTAACTGCTGTTATAAATGATGCTACCACATCTTTGAGGGTTGACAACCATGAAACTTTGCATGTTTATACTGTAACTTGGAGCATTAATTATTCTACTTTGGGAATTGAAACCATTGTTAGTGATGTTAATAGTTTTAATATGTCCGTGTTCCCCAACCCAACTAACGACGTTATAAATTTTACACTTGAAAATACTTTAGATACACCTTTAAAATTAGAGATTATAAGTATGGATGGTAAAACCATACAATCCTACAATGTTACAAATTCTGAAAACTTACAAATAGATATGAATACTTGGAGTCAAGGAATATATCTTGCTAAGGTTTATGCAAACAATGATTTAATTGCCAACAAAAGAATAGTGAAAAATTAAGCCCATTTCTGTATTGAATAACCTAACCAATAAACACCTTACTCTGTAGGCGGATATTTGGAAAGTACCTTTTCAGTAATAGCAGAAAATTTTTCTTCACGTTGCTCTGGTTTCATATTTGGTTTAAAACTATATTCGCTTACAGCTTGCCAAAAAAGTTGTTTTTTATTATCGTCTACAAACTCAATAATTAGTTGTCGGTTTACATTTGTCTGTCCAATAGGTAACCCAATAGAAATACCACCTCCCATATTACCGCCACCACCACCTAAGCCTACGCCAACAGTTTGCCTTTGCACCTCTTGAAATTCTTTACTTTTT is a window from the Pseudalgibacter alginicilyticus genome containing:
- a CDS encoding alpha-2-macroglobulin family protein: MKHLSAILMTIFFSNLLNAQPSENYKVLWDKVAQYEKDGLPKSALKIVESIQNQAQKDKNHPQEIKTMLYKGKFALVLEDDAQLNIINDFKKQIAISSFPTKNILESLLANLYWQYFNQNRWQFYNRTKTSEKVDANDFRTWDLQTLFNEIHFHYQNSLQNGLMLQQENLEKYNVLLNEKDGSKIYRPTLFDFLNHTALEFYKTNETQITKPAFKFEINNPDFLTDAKSYSVLKISSKDTTSLQLNALHIYKNLIKFHLKSPSPFALEDVNIERLKFVNQHATFPNKETLLLEVLKAESNRLKNHKASALYHFEIASIYFQQSQQYNQTNTKHRWKAKEAMAICKSVISEFPKSKGAEKCQVLKSQIEQESLQIITEEFIPIQQNSRLLVNYKNLENLQFHIYKLSTNQLEKFNKTYRKEEQLSFIKTLNVTDTWNSNLRNEEDYQTHSTEILIPKLNNGRYLIVASLKNDDTTFAFANIQITNMALVEMETPDYKIFQIVDRNNGDPITNTTIELSYIQNYNQNIKTENYNTNNLGQIKIKKSNDRYRNINLKIINENDIAYFGDYYINQKYNQKQENINYTSFLFTDRSIYRPGQTVYFKGIAIKTEEGKSKTLANQNVYIALYNVNDEEIKKIKLKTNEFGSISGEFILPNNGLNGKYRIEFDADSGNIDMKSMTYFSVEEYKRPKFETKFPPITETFKINDSISVKGMAIAYAGNNITDAKVVYRVHRKVQYPHWYFWYRPWFNSEPQEITHGETITNNKGEFEITFKALPDTSIDKNNLPVFNYEITADITDLNGETRSATTIVNVGYHALIANMSIENTIDKTKKNHTINIDTRNLNGQFVSAKGVVKIYKLKAPNTVLRPRPWNAPDYQNFNEKAFKNLFPHDAYNNEDNPDNWKKGTLVFEETFDTKTSNTLKLGNIKKWESGKYLITLESKDKFEQLVKDEIKITLFSDNDKTIADKQLFSITTNKSTYNIGDTAYVTLVSAVENLNVTVSVEKNKQIIQTEIIHLNTNKKTISIPVTKDDLGGFVVHYSFATFNSFQSGSQPIPVPYPNTNLEIETLTFRDKLQPGNNETWSFKIKGPSGEKISTELLASMYDASLDQFKSHSWNFNPIQNLSYYAQSHSNANQSFGTRNFSVNINRTPPNYPQQVYDQLNWFGFYFGYKNMLYLRKSKGRTANIQITENELIEEVSFIKVENDAHLDNALVTNNNQPKAETETTTVNTNDINEVKNLDSIPIRKNLQETAFFFPQLKTDELGNVSFSFTSPEALTQWKLQLLAHSKTLESATKTLTTVTQKELMVTPNAPRFLREGDKISIRTKISNLTNKQLSGKAYLILTDAISGKDISNTLFNIEGSQNKYFDNSASNSLGTQDFLIDKNGNTQISWRLSIPDDVPAIQYKIIAKSGDYSDGEQNALPVLSNRMLVTETLPMWIKSNETKTFTLNKLISTRLDPTQSTLSYHKLTLEMTSNPAWYAVQALPYLMEYPYECNEQTFSRYYANALASHITNSNPRIQDVFKQWRNTDALLSNLEKNEELKSILIQETPWLRDAQNETEQKKRIALLFDLNKMNNELQLALQKLENNQMYSGGWAWFNGGRENRYITQHIVTGFGHLNKLNVTSTMLSNQNKMIQKALNYLDAEFVQEYKDIRKYNANVDLNKDHLSYRQLHYLYMRSFFPEIKKSTEVETIIEYYQTQIEKYWLSRSLYSKGLMALISHRNGAVVTASKILKSLKETSITSEELGMYWKANTNSWFWYQAPIETQALLIETFSEAGTTIQSTSKNLETIDNLKIWLLKNKQTNRWKTTKATTDAVYALLLQGSDWLSLTDMVEVVLGGQKIEPSKLENVKIEAGTGYYKTSWNPSEIKPEMGEVKITKKSNGIAWGSLYWQYFEDLDKITSAETPLTIKKKLFLKKHTDMGEEISEITESTNLKVGDLVRVRIELHSDRNMEFLHMKDMRASGFEPINVISSYKWQDGLGYYESTKDASTNFFFDYLPKGVYVFEYDLRANNAGNMSNGITTIQSMYAPEFSSHSEGVRININ
- a CDS encoding DoxX family membrane protein — protein: MNSKVFTVLRIILGVILLIFGLNKFLNFLPAPEGMSDAAGAYFGALMSAKVITLVAIVEVLAGLAFISNKYGALLAVILMSVSVNIILFHATLNPEGIGPGILVFILNIIILYGYRNKYKDLLAG
- a CDS encoding M64 family metallopeptidase is translated as MKSLVLFIIFITNSLLVSAQIFDVDTLLFSGNSEKRINLVVLSEGYQPDELGEFITHATSFKNSMFSQSPFLEYINYFNVFAIKIPSNESGADHPATATDVNESEITPTFVDTYFNATFDAFGYHRYIYYGIDYTDAASTEVKINSVLADNFPTYDQALILVNTTEYGGTGGKFPIASISSYDIAIHELGHSLFNLKDEYFLPDIYYAEAINMTQETNTSLIKWKNWIGTNGVDINPYGSSGVSATWYKPRHLQCKMELLNKPFCAVCKEGIIEKIHDLISPIDSYTPENITINTPSFPLDFQLNLIKTIPNSLESIWILNANNIDNNVDNISIEETDLKTGTNTLTAVINDATTSLRVDNHETLHVYTVTWSINYSTLGIETIVSDVNSFNMSVFPNPTNDVINFTLENTLDTPLKLEIISMDGKTIQSYNVTNSENLQIDMNTWSQGIYLAKVYANNDLIANKRIVKN
- a CDS encoding DUF4136 domain-containing protein, encoding MRFIIIMLFTSVLISCAPIHVSYDFDKTTQFANYITYNYYSDMQTGLSELDTKRFLDALDANMAIKGFRLSDTPDFFIDIKSKEFQEVQRQTVGVGLGGGGGNMGGGISIGLPIGQTNVNRQLIIEFVDDNKKQLFWQAVSEYSFKPNMKPEQREEKFSAITEKVLSKYPPTE